The genomic region TGCCCACAGCCTGGAGCCGCTGCGCCCGTGGAAGGCCGAGCAGCTTGGCGGCGGATACGCGGTGTCCTCGTGGGTGGAAAAGACCGCCTACGAATCCGCCGCCGCCATCATCGCCGTCTCCGAAGGCATGCGCCAGGACATCCTGCGCAGCTACCCCGACGTTGACCCGGCCAAGGTCAGGGTGGTCCACAACGGCATCGATGTCAGTTTGTGGAACCGGGACGAGGGCGAGGACGTCGTTCGGGCCCTTGGGATCGACCCCTCGCTGCCGAGCGTCGTTTTTGTCGGGCGTAACACGCGGCAGAAGGGCGTTCCGTACCTGCTCCGTGCCGCTGCCAAGCTGCCGGCCGACGTCCAGCTGGTGCTGTGCCTCGGCGCCGCCGACACGCCGGAACTGGCGGCCGAGACCGCCCGGCTCATCGAGGAGCTGCAGAGCAAGCGCACCGGTGTGGTCGTGGTGGAGCGGATGCTGCCCCGCAACGAGCTCATTCAGGTCCTCAGCCATGCAACGGCGTTCGCCTGCCCGTCCATCTACGAGCCGCTGGGCATTGTGAACCTGGAGGCGATGGCCTGCGGCGCCGCCGTGGTGGCCAGCGCCACCGGCGGCATCCCTGAGGTGGTCGATCACGGCGTGACGGGGTTGCTCGTGGAGCTGGAGCAGGTTACCGACGGCACGGGCACTCCGCTCGATCCGGAGAAGTTTGTGACCGAGTTCGCCGCCGCCCTGACCGAGGTGGTGTCCGATCCCGCCCGGGCGCGCGCCATGGGTGAAGCGGGCCGGCGCCGGGCCGAGGAGCACTTCTCCTGGGAATCCATCACCGAGACCACGCTCGAGGTTTATCGCTCGGTGCTCCAGAAGGACGCCTGAGCCCCGAAAGCCGCATGAACCTGCACGCCGGATAAATCCGAGCGCTAGACAGAGACGACGACGGCGCCGCCCCGGCTAAGGGGGCGGCGCCGTCGTCGTCTTCCGGCCGGGTCAGCCGGTCTTCCGCGGGGGGTAACGGGTCGGGCGGGGGTCAGGCGCCTGCCGTCGTCCCCCGGCCCTTGCGGGCCAGCAGGATCTTCTCATCCACCGGGGCATCCCCGCTGGCGCGCTGTGCCCGGACATAGGCCCGGGCCTCGTCCTGGCGGACCTTCTCGGCCCCGGTGGAGATTTCCGCGCGGAGGTGCTCCGGTCCGTAGCCGAAAGCGTCCACGAGGTCAACGGCGTGCGGGCGGATCTTCACGAGCAGCCGGTTGATGTACTCGCCCACCGTGCGCCCGCGCTGCATCGACAGCCGGCCGTTCATGAGGTACCAGGACAGGTTCTTCTCGATCAGGGACAGGCCGAAGAGGTCGCGCAGCCAGGTCAGGACCTTGTGCGTGCCGGGGTCGCCGACCTTCCCGAGGGCCTCGGTGAAGGCCTCCCACTGCAGCAGCTCCGCATGGGCCTGGGCGGCTTCGATGAGTTCGTGCTGGTGGGCGTTGAACAGTGCGGCGCCCTGCTGCTGCGGGAGCCGGTTGGCGCCCTTCAGCGCCGCACCGGCCTGGGCCACCATGGTCTGGACGCGGTCGGTCAGCAGGGCCCGCTGGCTCGACTCATCACGGATGGCAATGGCCGCCTTCTGCACCGAGCCGGAATCGGCCACGAACTGTGCCACCTGGCGCAGGCCGGTCCGGTGCAGCGCAGTGCCCGTGGCCTGGGACACGACGTAGCGGGCCAGCACGCCGACGTTGACGTTGCGGAATTCCTTGGCGTAGTCGGCGAGCAGCCGCTTGGCGACCAGCTGCAGCAGGACCGTGTTGTCGCCCTCGAAGGTCACGTAGACATCGAGGTCGGCGCGGAGGGAGGCAAAGCGGTTCTCGATCAGGAAGCCGGCGCCGCCGCAGGCCTCACGGCATTCCTGCAGGGTGTCCAGGGCGTGCCAGGTGCTCAGCGGCTTGAGCGCCGCGGCCAGGGTTTCGAGGTCCTGGCGGTCCTCGTCGGTGTCGTTCCGGCCGGAGAAGACGTCGTCGAACTTCTCCAGCAGCTGCTCGTGCGCGAAGCCCGCGGCGTAGGTCGTGGCCAGCCGGGTGAAGAGCCGGCGCTGGTGCCGCTGGTAGTCCAGCAGCACCTCCTCGTCGGTCTGCGAGGAGGCAGTGAACTGCCGTCGCTCGGTGGCGTAGTGGATGGCGGTCTTCAGGGCGAGCTTGGACGCGGCGACGGCGGCGCCGTCGAGCGAGACCCTGCCCTGGACGAGGGTGCCGAGCATGGTGAAGAAGCGGCGGCCCGGGCTGGCGATGGGGGAGCTGTAGGTGCCGTCGGTGTCGACGTCGCCGTAGCGGTTGAGCAGGTTGGTGCGCGGGATGCGGACGTTCGTGAAGTGGAGCCGGCCGTTGTCGATACCGTTCAGTCCGCCCTTGACGCCGTCATCCTCGCCGCCGATCCCGGGCAGGAACTCCTTGGTGCCGGGGTCGCGGAGGTCCACGTAGAAGGCATGCACACCGTGGTTGACGCCGCGGGTTATCAGCTGGGCGAAAACCACGGCCCCGAGTCCGTCGATGGCGGCGTTGCCGATGTAGTCCTTCCAGGCAGCCCGGAATGGCGTGTGGATCACGAACTCCCCGGCGGCGGGTTCATAGGTCGCCGTGGTGGCGATGCTGGCCACGTCCGAGCCGTGCCCGGTCTCGGTCATGGCGAAGCAGCCGGGGATCGCCAGGCTCATGATGCCCGGCAGCCACTTCCTGTGGTGCTCCTCGGTGCCCAGGTGCATCACGGCCGAGCCGAAGAGTCCCCACTGCACGCCAGCTTTGATCTGCAGCGATGGGTCGGCGGTGACCAGCTCCTCGAAGCCTGCGATGTTGCCGCCATGGTCATCGTTGCCGCCAAGCGAAGAAGGGAACGCCCGGTGGACGGCATTGTTGCGGACAAGGTATTCCAGCTGTCCGAAGACGCGCTGGCGGTGTTCCGTGTGGGTCAGGCCCTCGAACTTGTGCAGTTCCGGCCGTCCGGAAACGGAGCGGGCGTGCCGGCGGACGTCGGCCCATTTGCCGAGGAGCTGTTCGCCAAGGTACGCGACGTCGACGGCGGGCGCCTCGGGGGAGCCGGGCCTGGCGCCGGAGCCGACGGCGGCCGGCGCGGCAGCCGCCGGTGTTGTCATGCGGCCGGGCGCATTGGAGGGGGTGCGGTCGGCTAGTTCAGTCATGTCGATTCCTTCTTTGGTTCTGACAATTCAGTTCTGGGCCCTCACTCCTGGGGCGGGACCGGTGAGTTGGTGCTAGGGCTTGCCCTGGGGCGCATCAGCCGGGGCGGGCGGCTGCAGTTCGGGGGCGATCCCGAAGCACAGCCAGTCCGTAATCTGCCGCGCCATGGCCTCCTGGTCCGGTTTGGCGGGTCCGGGCGGGCTCGCGAGCCACTGTTCGCCGGCGTTGCGCACCAGGCCGATCGCGGCATTCGGCCAGTAGCCGATCACGGCTTCCTTGTCCGGAACGCCGCCCAGGTGGCTGCGCATGGGCCGGGCGATCATGTCGCTGATGGCGGCGAAGAAGTGGCTCAATGCCCCGGCCGTGGCGATGGACGGCCCGGCTCCTTCGGCGTCGCCGGGGGCGTGGCGGGTGACGAAGGTGTAGACGTTCGGGCTGGTTTCGGCCATCTGCAGGTAGGCGGACACCATGGCGAACAGGCCTTCGCGGGGCGTCTGGGCGCTCTGCGCCGCCTCCTGGATGCGGCGCTGCATCTGGCTCAGGACTACCTCGCCTACGGCCTGCTGGAGCCCGGCCTTGTCGCCGAAGTAGCGGTAGAACACGGACTTTGACGTGCCCGAGGCGGCGGCAATGTCTTCCATCGACGCATCGCTGCCCAGCGCGTGCACGGCCTTCCGGGCGGACTTGATGAGCTCGCGCCGCCGTTCTTCGCGGTGGGACTGCCAGCGGGAGGCGCGGCCGTCGACGGCGGTGTGACCGCCGGGTGCCATGGCGTCCGGCGGAGTGGCCTGGTGGATGTTCACGATACCCAGCGTATCAGGTACGCTGGGTATCGGTAACCGCTTTGATCGAAGGAGACAGCCCATGTCCGTCCACGGACAGTCAGTACCCGGACCCCAGGAACCGGCCGCCGCAGCGACGGCAGCAGCCAACTCAACCGTGGGGGCCGCGCAGGGCGGCACGGCCGCGGCGCAGCTCCGCAAGGCCGTGGTCGTGGGCGGCAACCGCATCCCCTTTGCCCGGACCGGCGGGCCGTACACCAAATCCTCCAACCAGGACATGCTCACCGCCGCGCTGGACGGACTGATCGCCCGCTTCGGTCTCCAGGACGAACGAATCGGGGAAGTCGCGGCCGGCGCGGTCCTCAAGCACTCCCGTGACTTCAACCTCACCCGGGAGGCCGTCCTCGGCTCGGCCCTCTCCGCCGAGACCCCGGCGTACGACCTCCAGCAGGCCTGCGCCACCGGGCTGGAAACGGTGCTCGGCCTGGCGAACAAGATCAAGCTGGGCCAGATCGAGTCCGCGATCGCCGGCGGCGTCGACTCCGCCTCGGACGCCCCCATCGCCGTCAGCGAAGGGCTCCGCGAGGTGCTCCTGGACCTCAGCCGCGCCAAGACGGTTTCCCGGAAGCTGCAGGTCCTCAGCCGGCTCCGGCCCAAGGATCTTGCCCCCGACGCCCCGAACACGGGAGAACCCCGCACCGGCCTGTCGATGGGCGAGCACCAGGCGCTGACCACCGCGCAGTGGAAGATCACCCGCGAAGCCCAGGACGAACTCGCCTTCAACAGCCACCGGAATCTCGCCGCGGCCTACGACGCCGGCTTCTTCGACGACCTCCTGACCCCCTACCGGGGGCTCAGCCGAGACTCCAACCTGCGTGCCGATACGAGCCTGGCGAAACTGGCCACCCTCAAACCCGTCTTCGGCAAGAACCTGGGCGCCGAGGCGACCATGACGGCCGGCAATTCCACCCCGCTGACCGATGGCGCCTCGACCGTGCTGATCGCTTCTGAGGCTTGGGCCGATGCCCACGATCTGC from Arthrobacter sp. NicSoilB8 harbors:
- the glgA gene encoding glycogen synthase, with protein sequence MRIDIVTKEFPPEIYGGAGVHVAELSRVLAQRVDLQVRAFGAPREPGYHGATVTSYSVPEDLGSANAAIQTLGVDLRIVPDIAGADLVHSHTWYANMAGHIASLLHGIPHVLSAHSLEPLRPWKAEQLGGGYAVSSWVEKTAYESAAAIIAVSEGMRQDILRSYPDVDPAKVRVVHNGIDVSLWNRDEGEDVVRALGIDPSLPSVVFVGRNTRQKGVPYLLRAAAKLPADVQLVLCLGAADTPELAAETARLIEELQSKRTGVVVVERMLPRNELIQVLSHATAFACPSIYEPLGIVNLEAMACGAAVVASATGGIPEVVDHGVTGLLVELEQVTDGTGTPLDPEKFVTEFAAALTEVVSDPARARAMGEAGRRRAEEHFSWESITETTLEVYRSVLQKDA
- a CDS encoding acyl-CoA dehydrogenase; translation: MTTPAAAAPAAVGSGARPGSPEAPAVDVAYLGEQLLGKWADVRRHARSVSGRPELHKFEGLTHTEHRQRVFGQLEYLVRNNAVHRAFPSSLGGNDDHGGNIAGFEELVTADPSLQIKAGVQWGLFGSAVMHLGTEEHHRKWLPGIMSLAIPGCFAMTETGHGSDVASIATTATYEPAAGEFVIHTPFRAAWKDYIGNAAIDGLGAVVFAQLITRGVNHGVHAFYVDLRDPGTKEFLPGIGGEDDGVKGGLNGIDNGRLHFTNVRIPRTNLLNRYGDVDTDGTYSSPIASPGRRFFTMLGTLVQGRVSLDGAAVAASKLALKTAIHYATERRQFTASSQTDEEVLLDYQRHQRRLFTRLATTYAAGFAHEQLLEKFDDVFSGRNDTDEDRQDLETLAAALKPLSTWHALDTLQECREACGGAGFLIENRFASLRADLDVYVTFEGDNTVLLQLVAKRLLADYAKEFRNVNVGVLARYVVSQATGTALHRTGLRQVAQFVADSGSVQKAAIAIRDESSQRALLTDRVQTMVAQAGAALKGANRLPQQQGAALFNAHQHELIEAAQAHAELLQWEAFTEALGKVGDPGTHKVLTWLRDLFGLSLIEKNLSWYLMNGRLSMQRGRTVGEYINRLLVKIRPHAVDLVDAFGYGPEHLRAEISTGAEKVRQDEARAYVRAQRASGDAPVDEKILLARKGRGTTAGA
- a CDS encoding TetR/AcrR family transcriptional regulator translates to MAPGGHTAVDGRASRWQSHREERRRELIKSARKAVHALGSDASMEDIAAASGTSKSVFYRYFGDKAGLQQAVGEVVLSQMQRRIQEAAQSAQTPREGLFAMVSAYLQMAETSPNVYTFVTRHAPGDAEGAGPSIATAGALSHFFAAISDMIARPMRSHLGGVPDKEAVIGYWPNAAIGLVRNAGEQWLASPPGPAKPDQEAMARQITDWLCFGIAPELQPPAPADAPQGKP
- a CDS encoding acetyl-CoA C-acetyltransferase; this translates as MSVHGQSVPGPQEPAAAATAAANSTVGAAQGGTAAAQLRKAVVVGGNRIPFARTGGPYTKSSNQDMLTAALDGLIARFGLQDERIGEVAAGAVLKHSRDFNLTREAVLGSALSAETPAYDLQQACATGLETVLGLANKIKLGQIESAIAGGVDSASDAPIAVSEGLREVLLDLSRAKTVSRKLQVLSRLRPKDLAPDAPNTGEPRTGLSMGEHQALTTAQWKITREAQDELAFNSHRNLAAAYDAGFFDDLLTPYRGLSRDSNLRADTSLAKLATLKPVFGKNLGAEATMTAGNSTPLTDGASTVLIASEAWADAHDLPKLATVVDGEAAAVDFVHGKDGLLMAPAFAVPRLLARHNLTLADIDFFEIHEAFAGTVLSTLAAWEDEEFGRTRLGLDGAFGTIDRSKLNVNGSSLAAGHPFAATGGRIVASLAKMLHAKGQVNGRPARGLISICAAGGQGVVAILEAL